The proteins below are encoded in one region of Sulfolobus sp. A20:
- a CDS encoding acetoacetate decarboxylase family protein: MEKEEYFFTAPLSTSGKSSLVPPPPWIYGIENISAHVYFNVNSILDFIPKPLDVEDGEGWIYIASIISTSERNLDMLYEEPELTQYMEWAIAVKVKFNDNYYTFFPFMWVDKDFALYRGIILGYPKKFAKVEMSRFNPMLKGYSEPKEGVRIGGYSVRGGEKLMKMVIELKDKVNKIPFPFGPIVQFRRFPSIIEGTDVFELVQVVAEAEVKEGWKGDVVKLELNGGINDEVEKFKVEKVLGGYYYNWFLRQKGAKLLYKVK; the protein is encoded by the coding sequence ATGGAGAAAGAAGAGTATTTTTTTACCGCTCCACTTTCAACTTCTGGGAAGTCTTCCTTAGTACCACCACCACCTTGGATTTATGGAATTGAAAACATATCGGCTCACGTATATTTTAACGTTAATTCAATTCTGGATTTCATACCAAAACCATTAGACGTTGAAGATGGGGAGGGGTGGATTTACATCGCTAGCATAATATCTACTAGTGAGAGAAACTTAGATATGCTTTACGAAGAACCGGAGTTAACCCAATACATGGAGTGGGCTATAGCGGTAAAGGTCAAGTTCAATGACAATTACTACACGTTTTTCCCATTCATGTGGGTTGATAAGGACTTCGCATTATATAGAGGTATAATATTAGGTTACCCAAAGAAGTTTGCAAAAGTGGAGATGAGTAGGTTCAATCCAATGTTGAAAGGATATTCCGAGCCAAAGGAAGGAGTGAGAATAGGTGGATACTCAGTTAGGGGTGGAGAGAAATTGATGAAGATGGTTATTGAGTTGAAGGATAAGGTTAATAAGATACCCTTTCCCTTCGGTCCAATAGTCCAGTTTAGGAGATTTCCTTCAATTATCGAGGGTACTGATGTTTTTGAGTTAGTTCAAGTAGTTGCAGAAGCTGAGGTAAAGGAAGGGTGGAAAGGTGATGTGGTTAAACTGGAATTGAATGGAGGAATAAATGATGAGGTAGAGAAGTTTAAGGTAGAAAAAGTATTAGGGGGATATTACTACAACTGGTTCTTGAGGCAAAAAGGGGCGAAGTTGTTATATAAGGTTAAGTAA
- a CDS encoding VOC family protein, whose product MVNKLISQLVSVEILTPKIDDTLWFFKDVLGLYEVGRKDRSVYLRGWEDWYTYSLKVTEASTSGVKEITWRAYSEEDLHTAIKMIESKGLGLGWDNGEPDMGVGKGYKFMLPSGQVGKLVWEMKLWRASGNLRSGFKARPMKKPLQGVQARDLAHVFIFAFDPNALKSTVDLFKSLTWHVTEILKEGDQRIAYWGAFNGTAHDMAISLDPSGVPGRLNHLTFNVDYADDILRAADFYSDYGVEIVGGPLRHGITDSHSLYVKEPGGNVIELLHGGYINVVPDWEPVVWDTKEDEYRWLYYWGHVKEAFWDGSPVPKDRVDPELRELIRQKLGK is encoded by the coding sequence ATGGTAAATAAATTAATCAGTCAATTAGTTAGCGTAGAAATATTAACTCCAAAGATAGATGATACCTTATGGTTTTTCAAGGATGTGTTAGGATTATATGAGGTGGGAAGAAAAGATAGATCAGTATATTTAAGGGGATGGGAGGACTGGTATACTTACAGTCTTAAAGTTACCGAAGCCAGTACTAGTGGGGTAAAAGAGATAACTTGGAGGGCTTATAGTGAGGAGGACTTACATACAGCAATAAAGATGATAGAGTCTAAGGGATTAGGGTTAGGATGGGATAACGGAGAACCGGATATGGGTGTAGGTAAAGGTTATAAGTTCATGTTGCCCTCTGGACAAGTAGGTAAGTTAGTCTGGGAGATGAAATTATGGAGGGCTAGTGGTAACTTAAGGTCAGGATTTAAGGCTAGACCAATGAAGAAACCGTTACAAGGTGTTCAGGCTAGGGATTTAGCTCACGTATTCATATTCGCCTTTGATCCAAACGCGTTGAAGAGTACTGTTGACTTGTTTAAGTCATTAACTTGGCATGTAACTGAAATATTGAAGGAGGGAGATCAAAGGATAGCCTACTGGGGAGCCTTTAATGGTACCGCACACGATATGGCTATTAGTCTAGATCCTTCTGGTGTTCCGGGAAGATTAAATCACCTAACTTTCAACGTAGATTACGCTGATGATATATTGAGAGCTGCAGACTTCTATAGTGATTATGGTGTAGAAATAGTTGGTGGACCATTAAGACATGGTATAACTGATAGCCATTCATTATACGTAAAAGAGCCAGGAGGTAACGTAATAGAACTCCTACATGGAGGGTATATAAACGTTGTGCCAGACTGGGAGCCAGTGGTGTGGGACACTAAAGAGGATGAGTACAGATGGTTATATTACTGGGGTCACGTTAAGGAGGCTTTCTGGGATGGTAGTCCAGTACCTAAAGACAGGGTAGACCCAGAGTTAAGGGAATTAATCAGACAAAAACTTGGGAAGTGA
- a CDS encoding acetoacetate decarboxylase family protein: MSYSLPITRTGKSSIVPPPPWHYGVTYIGAHVKFERESANEVLPDFLTTDGEGWIYIAEFISTSESTWDWVYQDPDLTQYMEGAIGLKVYYKGNHYLYFPFMWVDKDWALVRGWLDGYPKKIAKIAMTKLHPLLPKYNKPGKGLKLGGYTIRGGNLMFRLQVELEEKSDSVPTKDFGPFLNIRYFPSRGDGELDLLEIVSRVRDENVLGEVWKGKANIELGGYVNDEVDVLKLEEVKGGYYFTAYFKVTSTKLIERLEKIKVTQKII, from the coding sequence ATGTCGTACAGCCTTCCTATAACAAGAACAGGGAAGTCAAGCATAGTACCACCCCCACCTTGGCATTATGGAGTAACGTATATAGGTGCTCACGTTAAGTTTGAAAGGGAGAGTGCAAATGAAGTATTACCAGACTTCTTAACGACAGATGGTGAGGGATGGATTTACATAGCTGAATTTATATCTACTTCAGAATCAACGTGGGATTGGGTATACCAAGATCCAGATTTAACACAGTACATGGAGGGGGCAATAGGGTTAAAAGTCTATTATAAAGGAAACCATTACCTATACTTCCCATTCATGTGGGTTGATAAGGATTGGGCTTTAGTTAGAGGCTGGTTAGATGGATATCCAAAGAAAATAGCTAAGATAGCTATGACCAAGCTTCATCCCTTATTGCCTAAATATAATAAGCCAGGGAAAGGGTTGAAATTAGGAGGCTACACGATCAGGGGAGGAAACTTAATGTTTAGATTACAAGTGGAATTAGAAGAGAAGTCCGACTCAGTTCCTACCAAGGATTTCGGTCCATTCCTTAACATCAGATACTTCCCTTCTAGGGGTGATGGCGAGCTAGACTTATTAGAAATCGTAAGTAGAGTTAGAGATGAAAACGTTTTAGGTGAGGTCTGGAAGGGAAAGGCTAACATTGAATTAGGAGGCTATGTTAACGATGAAGTAGATGTCTTAAAGTTAGAGGAAGTTAAAGGAGGATACTATTTCACTGCATATTTCAAAGTCACTTCTACTAAATTAATAGAGAGATTAGAAAAAATAAAAGTAACACAAAAAATAATCTAG
- a CDS encoding alcohol dehydrogenase catalytic domain-containing protein has protein sequence MYAARLYNFMQPLKVEDIPIPKVGQGDVLIEVKACGICRSDWHLWRGDPSLVAYMEWSGGKLPIIQGHEVAGRVVEMGDRVTKVKKGDYVVLPASSTGDYRTCRYCMEGNSNICEHLVIAGYGIDGCYAEYMLIPERTVVDLVKVPDNIKPEWAAITGCGFGTAWNALTMKSSLKPGDTLIVLGTGGMGLSAVAIASAMGIKVIGIDINEGAVERAKKIGAISTYSYKDKNELNKIVEDITKSFGLVDAIFDTTGNPDAISPLLPVIRPQGTLLMAGLMMKGKEILPLPADLVVAREIRIQGVLMLPAQKYDGIFKLMGEGKINLDGVIYKYISLWDVNDAYKEMSEFKNIGRIIINKFK, from the coding sequence ATGTATGCAGCTAGACTATATAATTTTATGCAACCATTAAAAGTCGAAGATATACCTATCCCGAAGGTCGGTCAAGGAGATGTCTTAATAGAAGTTAAAGCTTGTGGAATATGCAGATCAGATTGGCACTTATGGAGAGGGGATCCATCTTTAGTAGCTTATATGGAATGGAGTGGAGGAAAATTGCCTATAATACAAGGGCATGAGGTTGCTGGGAGAGTAGTTGAAATGGGGGATAGAGTTACGAAAGTGAAGAAAGGGGATTACGTAGTCTTGCCTGCGTCGTCTACTGGGGATTACAGGACTTGTAGGTATTGTATGGAGGGGAACTCTAACATCTGTGAGCATCTAGTCATAGCAGGTTATGGAATAGATGGATGTTATGCGGAATACATGTTAATCCCAGAGAGGACAGTCGTAGACTTGGTTAAAGTTCCAGATAACATTAAACCTGAGTGGGCTGCAATCACTGGTTGTGGATTTGGAACTGCGTGGAACGCGCTAACTATGAAGTCTAGCTTAAAGCCTGGAGATACGTTAATAGTTCTGGGAACTGGGGGGATGGGACTAAGTGCAGTTGCTATAGCTTCAGCCATGGGCATTAAGGTGATTGGAATAGATATTAATGAAGGTGCTGTTGAGAGGGCAAAGAAAATAGGCGCAATTTCAACTTATTCTTACAAGGATAAGAATGAGTTAAATAAGATAGTTGAGGATATTACTAAGAGTTTTGGTCTAGTGGATGCAATATTTGACACTACTGGCAATCCAGATGCGATTTCTCCTCTATTACCAGTTATAAGGCCTCAAGGTACTCTATTAATGGCTGGGTTGATGATGAAGGGAAAAGAGATCTTACCTTTGCCTGCTGATCTAGTCGTTGCTAGGGAAATTAGAATTCAAGGAGTTTTAATGCTCCCCGCACAAAAGTATGATGGAATATTTAAATTAATGGGAGAGGGGAAGATTAACCTGGATGGTGTAATATATAAGTATATAAGTTTGTGGGATGTTAATGACGCATATAAAGAGATGAGTGAATTCAAGAACATTGGAAGGATAATTATCAATAAGTTCAAATAG
- a CDS encoding aldehyde dehydrogenase family protein, with protein sequence MTEMGVYIGEYVVPREREYYEVKNPADLRRVISKFPKLKRNDVVNAIRSAKEAFEKWREYTAYDRAKILFRFADILEQRIESISKILTLEEGKTLPESRYEVERIAVLARFYGGLILNSLGKTIPSSMKNSFHITMREPLGVVGIITPWNFPFLIPGWKIVPAIATGNTVVFKPATNTPTVAYELVKAFYDAGLPKGVLNFVTGSGGEVGDEIVVNKDISAISFTGSLQVGKEINGRIGNRFVRVQLELGGKNATVLTKNGDFNLAIEHVTRSVIRNAGQVCLATSRFLVPKELHDKAINALVEKFKSTIIGNGLRQGVQMGPLSSREQFEKVLNYIEVGKSEGAKLVYGGEPIRGSEEFDFGYFVKPTIFDNVSKDMRIAKEEIFGPVLAVMVYDSLDEAIDIVNSTEYGLVSEIVSNDIGEIMRFANKVETGVVKVNRPTSELDQWVPYGGFKGSGNDIYKELGEEAINFYTRMKAIYVNY encoded by the coding sequence ATGACGGAAATGGGGGTTTATATAGGAGAATATGTAGTCCCAAGAGAAAGAGAGTATTATGAAGTAAAAAATCCTGCAGACTTAAGACGGGTGATTTCGAAATTCCCTAAGCTTAAGAGAAACGATGTGGTCAACGCTATTAGGTCAGCTAAGGAAGCTTTCGAGAAGTGGAGAGAATATACTGCATATGATAGGGCTAAAATTCTATTTAGATTTGCTGATATCTTAGAACAAAGAATTGAAAGCATCTCCAAAATCTTAACCTTAGAGGAGGGAAAGACGTTACCAGAAAGTAGATATGAAGTTGAGAGGATTGCGGTATTGGCAAGGTTTTATGGTGGTCTTATCCTGAACTCCTTGGGTAAAACAATACCATCAAGTATGAAGAATAGTTTTCACATAACAATGAGAGAACCTCTAGGAGTAGTAGGAATTATCACTCCATGGAACTTTCCATTCTTAATCCCTGGATGGAAGATAGTTCCCGCAATAGCCACTGGGAACACAGTAGTCTTTAAACCAGCTACAAATACTCCAACGGTAGCTTATGAATTAGTTAAAGCCTTTTATGATGCTGGTCTGCCAAAAGGAGTTTTAAATTTCGTGACAGGTTCAGGCGGAGAGGTTGGAGATGAGATAGTAGTAAATAAGGACATTTCAGCTATCTCATTTACGGGTTCATTACAAGTTGGAAAGGAGATTAATGGAAGAATAGGCAATAGATTCGTTAGAGTCCAATTAGAATTAGGTGGAAAGAACGCAACAGTGTTAACTAAAAATGGTGATTTTAACCTAGCCATAGAGCACGTGACGAGATCTGTCATAAGAAATGCTGGTCAAGTTTGCCTAGCCACATCTAGATTTTTAGTTCCCAAAGAATTACACGACAAGGCAATAAATGCTTTAGTAGAAAAATTTAAGAGCACCATCATAGGTAATGGTTTAAGGCAAGGCGTTCAAATGGGTCCTTTATCGAGTAGGGAGCAGTTTGAGAAGGTTTTGAATTATATTGAGGTTGGTAAGAGTGAGGGTGCTAAATTAGTCTATGGTGGTGAGCCTATTAGGGGTAGTGAGGAGTTTGATTTTGGTTATTTCGTTAAGCCTACAATATTCGATAATGTTAGTAAGGACATGAGGATCGCTAAGGAGGAAATATTTGGTCCAGTCTTAGCGGTAATGGTTTATGATAGTTTAGACGAGGCTATTGACATTGTCAACTCCACAGAATATGGGTTAGTATCTGAAATCGTGAGTAACGACATAGGGGAGATAATGAGATTCGCTAACAAGGTGGAGACAGGTGTGGTTAAGGTGAATAGACCGACTAGCGAATTAGACCAATGGGTTCCATATGGTGGATTCAAGGGTTCTGGTAATGATATTTATAAGGAGTTAGGAGAAGAGGCAATAAACTTCTACACTAGAATGAAGGCAATATACGTCAATTATTGA
- a CDS encoding CoA-acylating methylmalonate-semialdehyde dehydrogenase, whose protein sequence is MSIQDIRLRNYINGKFQESRGSQYKSVINPATLEKISEVPFSTREDTKEAIESAYEAFKTWSETPITERLKYLFRMREAILSHENEIARLITQEHGKTLSEAKGELRRALDNIEASIGGVYKIMGKNNLDIAKDIDEELINEPLGVFASIIPFNFPVMIPFWFLPYAIITGNTIIIKPSPRTPNSFTQVMKIIHEEVKIPAGVINLIHGDKEVVDTLLEDNRVKGITFVGTTQIAKYVYEKGASYGKRVIAQASAKNFVVIMPDADLSKAIPNTVEAFYGNAGQRCLAAANLVVFKENHERVLKAFINEAKNYTLGYGLDEGVNMGPMNSKDGKDRALNYIEKGISEGGKLVLDGRQFRIKGNYPETNFLAPSVFDDVQPSMTIAQEEIFGPVASVIETNNIDEAIEIINKSKYGNAASIFTSNGKHARQFKKYVKAGNIGVNIGIAQPIAWYPFAGMKDSHFGDLHGQGGDDYIHFFTDRKVIISRWW, encoded by the coding sequence ATGTCTATTCAAGACATAAGGTTAAGGAATTACATAAATGGGAAGTTTCAAGAGAGTAGGGGAAGTCAGTATAAGAGCGTAATAAACCCTGCTACGCTGGAAAAAATATCCGAGGTACCATTCTCCACTAGGGAGGACACAAAGGAAGCAATAGAATCAGCATATGAAGCATTCAAAACTTGGAGTGAAACACCAATAACTGAAAGATTAAAATACCTCTTCAGAATGAGAGAAGCCATATTATCCCATGAGAACGAGATAGCTAGATTAATAACCCAAGAACACGGGAAGACATTAAGTGAAGCTAAGGGAGAGTTGAGAAGAGCATTAGATAACATTGAAGCGTCAATAGGGGGAGTATATAAGATAATGGGAAAGAACAATTTAGACATAGCAAAGGACATTGATGAGGAGTTAATAAATGAGCCTCTAGGAGTATTCGCCTCAATAATACCATTCAACTTCCCAGTAATGATACCATTCTGGTTCCTACCATACGCCATAATAACTGGTAATACAATAATAATAAAACCATCCCCTAGGACACCAAACTCCTTCACCCAAGTAATGAAAATAATCCACGAAGAAGTAAAAATACCAGCAGGAGTAATTAACCTAATCCACGGAGATAAGGAAGTTGTTGATACACTATTAGAAGATAATAGAGTAAAGGGAATAACATTTGTAGGAACAACACAAATAGCAAAATACGTTTATGAAAAGGGAGCCTCTTATGGAAAAAGAGTTATAGCCCAAGCTTCAGCGAAAAACTTCGTAGTAATAATGCCAGATGCGGACTTAAGTAAGGCAATACCAAACACTGTAGAGGCATTTTATGGAAACGCAGGACAAAGATGCTTAGCAGCAGCTAACCTAGTAGTATTTAAGGAAAACCATGAAAGAGTGTTAAAAGCTTTCATAAACGAGGCTAAAAACTACACTTTAGGATATGGATTAGATGAGGGAGTAAACATGGGACCTATGAATAGTAAAGACGGCAAGGATAGGGCATTAAACTACATAGAGAAGGGGATATCTGAAGGAGGAAAACTGGTATTAGATGGGAGACAATTTAGAATAAAAGGAAATTACCCAGAGACAAACTTCCTAGCCCCATCAGTGTTTGATGACGTACAACCATCAATGACGATAGCCCAAGAAGAAATATTCGGACCAGTAGCCAGTGTAATAGAGACTAACAACATAGATGAGGCAATAGAAATTATAAACAAAAGCAAATACGGCAACGCAGCGTCAATATTTACTAGTAATGGTAAACATGCGAGGCAGTTCAAGAAATACGTAAAGGCGGGGAACATAGGAGTGAACATAGGAATAGCACAACCAATAGCCTGGTACCCATTCGCGGGGATGAAGGATTCCCACTTCGGCGACCTACACGGACAAGGAGGAGACGATTACATACACTTCTTCACAGACAGAAAAGTAATAATATCAAGATGGTGGTAA
- a CDS encoding toluene hydroxylase: MKPTPQEPRLPTRDDYYDLANRLEWTPKYVSEEELFPVDMHGLPYLPIDVWAETFDAPYKVTYREYVKNQREKDTKVLSVRDAGMRAELAKKLDRTYHEGAFCFHITAIPIPEYTAAVAEIRAARFGKAGEWRNLSVFGAMDEVRHAQLQGLLSHDNIGISPKFAHAHKMFWIDGWLPIAARSFFDDGITGANAIEFDLLVPFAFETAFTNLQFVAYAAMAQGAGDIVFSTATSSIQTDEARHSQIGHPVLKTMVDLEKISKELEKKI; this comes from the coding sequence ATGAAGCCAACTCCACAAGAACCAAGATTACCAACTAGGGACGACTATTACGATCTAGCGAATAGATTAGAGTGGACCCCAAAATATGTTTCTGAGGAGGAATTATTCCCAGTAGACATGCATGGTTTGCCATACTTGCCGATAGACGTGTGGGCTGAAACGTTTGATGCCCCATATAAGGTAACTTATAGAGAATACGTTAAGAACCAAAGGGAGAAAGACACTAAAGTGCTTTCAGTTAGGGACGCTGGAATGAGAGCAGAGTTAGCTAAAAAATTGGACAGAACTTATCATGAGGGGGCTTTCTGCTTCCACATAACTGCAATCCCTATACCAGAATATACTGCGGCTGTAGCTGAAATAAGGGCTGCTAGATTTGGAAAAGCAGGAGAGTGGAGGAACCTATCAGTTTTTGGTGCTATGGATGAAGTTAGGCATGCTCAACTTCAAGGCTTACTATCTCACGATAACATAGGTATTAGTCCTAAGTTTGCTCATGCCCATAAGATGTTCTGGATAGATGGATGGCTTCCAATAGCTGCTAGGAGCTTCTTTGACGATGGTATAACTGGGGCTAATGCGATAGAATTTGACCTTTTAGTCCCATTCGCCTTTGAGACAGCTTTCACTAACTTGCAGTTTGTCGCATATGCAGCGATGGCTCAGGGGGCAGGTGATATAGTGTTCTCTACTGCAACTTCGAGTATACAGACTGATGAGGCTAGGCATTCACAGATAGGTCATCCAGTGTTAAAGACTATGGTAGATTTGGAGAAGATTTCTAAAGAATTAGAGAAAAAGATATAA
- a CDS encoding YHS domain-containing protein, producing the protein MSSEGSLGSTRSEVKQTLKSTAEALQARFKNTIEFAKKIRERGKEYREAAEYLILKGFWLDTRLIAPLTGVSMDYLTPLDARIMSYKEFMQEWVGAQFMRILQDLGIGRPWYWDWWELELDHWHHDFIIGLYTWRRTLNIGFRGPTPDERKWLNQKYPHWEKFFGRVWDLYIYKILNGESPLPVTAVHLCNICQVPIQAPTNSKYLRIYVSEYKGKIYTFDSPICKWIFEQEPERYANRRTYTQRVLEGMIQFTPEAYKDPKRLLQEVIWNMGYTEYGEAGLDPTDNAYALLYKEKDPDFNNRIKKYLE; encoded by the coding sequence ATGTCTTCTGAAGGTAGTTTAGGCTCTACTAGAAGCGAGGTTAAACAGACGCTAAAAAGTACTGCAGAAGCGTTGCAAGCTAGGTTTAAGAATACAATAGAATTCGCTAAGAAAATTAGGGAAAGGGGTAAGGAATATAGAGAAGCAGCTGAGTATCTAATATTGAAGGGCTTCTGGCTTGACACTAGGCTAATAGCACCTTTAACTGGAGTCTCAATGGACTACTTAACGCCTTTAGACGCTAGGATAATGTCCTATAAGGAGTTCATGCAGGAGTGGGTGGGAGCTCAATTCATGAGAATACTACAAGATCTAGGTATTGGAAGACCATGGTATTGGGATTGGTGGGAATTGGAATTAGACCATTGGCACCATGACTTCATAATAGGCTTATACACGTGGAGAAGAACATTAAACATAGGATTTAGGGGACCAACTCCCGATGAGAGAAAATGGTTAAATCAGAAGTATCCACACTGGGAGAAGTTTTTTGGGAGAGTTTGGGATTTATACATTTATAAGATATTAAATGGGGAATCCCCACTTCCAGTAACGGCAGTACACTTATGCAATATATGTCAAGTTCCGATACAGGCCCCAACTAATAGTAAATATTTGAGAATATATGTTAGTGAATATAAAGGAAAGATCTATACGTTTGACTCGCCCATTTGTAAGTGGATATTTGAACAAGAACCAGAGAGATATGCGAATCGTAGGACTTACACTCAGAGGGTTTTAGAAGGAATGATTCAGTTCACACCAGAAGCTTATAAAGATCCTAAGAGACTCTTACAAGAGGTCATATGGAACATGGGTTACACCGAATACGGTGAAGCCGGCTTAGACCCAACTGATAACGCTTACGCCTTATTGTATAAGGAGAAAGACCCCGATTTCAATAATAGAATTAAAAAGTATTTGGAGTGA
- a CDS encoding Rieske 2Fe-2S domain-containing protein, with translation MMVSKMDYPGDFVETITTDDIYEGEAKLINVKGYEILIVNVNGEFKAYYARCAHALGLLEPSSFDGEKITCPVHLWEYDPSTGESINPEGSSLFQLEVKVDDNKVYVKVPSVSTYEFKVKYFRMYNK, from the coding sequence ATGATGGTGAGTAAGATGGATTATCCGGGCGACTTCGTTGAGACTATAACGACAGATGACATTTATGAGGGAGAGGCTAAGTTAATAAACGTAAAGGGTTATGAGATCTTAATTGTTAATGTCAATGGAGAGTTCAAGGCTTATTACGCTAGGTGTGCACATGCCTTAGGTCTATTAGAACCTTCAAGTTTTGATGGAGAAAAAATAACTTGCCCAGTCCACCTTTGGGAATACGATCCGAGTACGGGAGAGAGCATAAATCCAGAGGGGAGTAGTCTATTTCAATTGGAAGTGAAAGTCGATGATAACAAGGTTTACGTTAAAGTTCCCTCAGTATCCACATATGAATTTAAAGTTAAATACTTCCGAATGTATAATAAATAA
- a CDS encoding MmoB/DmpM family protein, with product MTIDLDYILSKYKIELNELPKDLVGPVLMKDDFSYLIIEAIAIDNPNNFKGVMDRGSYIRVVGDKELTLNKSTLEKLAGREVRFPGEVEVRLSAFAGRIITTGSYIKWYLEGV from the coding sequence GTGACAATAGACCTAGATTACATATTAAGTAAGTATAAGATAGAGTTAAACGAATTACCAAAGGATTTGGTAGGACCAGTATTAATGAAAGACGACTTCTCCTACCTAATCATCGAGGCTATAGCAATTGATAACCCAAATAACTTCAAAGGAGTGATGGATAGGGGTTCGTATATCAGAGTGGTTGGAGATAAGGAATTAACATTAAATAAGAGTACTTTAGAGAAGCTAGCCGGTAGGGAAGTCAGATTTCCGGGTGAAGTTGAAGTCAGACTATCAGCCTTTGCTGGAAGGATAATTACAACTGGGAGTTACATAAAGTGGTATTTGGAGGGGGTGTGA
- a CDS encoding toluene monooxygenase: MSTNEEEIKRMIKEVENLPWAKRYKELFGDIFKNGQTSVFYRDKEYTSYKKVYSTWPMLEKKLGKKKPSEYQIVSYALSYWTDPLSPNFVYNKGPFELGTDHVTQKWYKHFLFNSPFVKPLFERRQWHDYEDPYKLVYWTYNAMADDNETFLDKLYEEIVRSKYDWNLSEDVLNVYKDVYDPLRYIWHVFQMESGYLATMAPTSSIVNTFIFMSMDHMRRVQRVAQRIKMLDIVYPNYGFGKETRKTWEESEIFQPAREVLEKMLVAYDWGEALASFGLNVKFTLEELLLVHLPNQLAKMGDDMQLHISRSFYNDAIRHRNQIAEIYKYAFQREPSLKNVVKEWVNKWYPESYKALEGFKQIFGEQYDKVVNEIRKEHNKYLEGIGVEYQG, encoded by the coding sequence ATGAGTACAAATGAGGAAGAAATAAAGAGAATGATAAAAGAAGTAGAGAACTTACCTTGGGCTAAGAGATATAAAGAACTGTTTGGCGATATCTTCAAGAACGGTCAAACTAGCGTATTTTATAGGGATAAAGAGTATACAAGTTACAAGAAGGTATACAGTACTTGGCCAATGCTAGAGAAGAAATTAGGTAAGAAAAAACCCAGTGAATATCAAATAGTCTCCTACGCCTTAAGCTATTGGACAGACCCACTATCACCAAACTTCGTGTACAATAAAGGACCTTTCGAATTAGGCACTGACCACGTAACACAGAAGTGGTATAAACACTTCCTCTTCAACTCACCTTTTGTTAAGCCACTATTTGAGAGAAGACAATGGCATGATTATGAAGATCCATACAAGCTAGTTTACTGGACATACAATGCAATGGCAGATGATAACGAAACTTTCTTGGACAAACTCTACGAGGAAATTGTTAGGAGTAAATACGACTGGAATTTAAGCGAAGACGTGCTAAACGTTTACAAAGACGTTTATGATCCTCTAAGATACATATGGCACGTCTTCCAGATGGAATCAGGTTACTTAGCTACTATGGCTCCTACTAGTTCAATAGTGAACACGTTCATCTTCATGTCCATGGACCACATGAGAAGAGTTCAAAGAGTTGCCCAAAGGATCAAAATGCTCGACATAGTCTATCCAAACTATGGTTTTGGAAAGGAGACAAGGAAAACCTGGGAGGAAAGCGAGATATTCCAGCCTGCTAGAGAGGTATTAGAAAAAATGCTAGTAGCATATGATTGGGGAGAGGCATTAGCTTCCTTTGGACTAAACGTAAAGTTCACCTTAGAGGAGTTACTATTAGTCCACTTGCCAAATCAGTTAGCTAAGATGGGAGATGATATGCAATTACACATTTCTAGGTCATTCTACAACGATGCTATAAGGCATAGGAATCAAATAGCAGAAATATATAAATATGCCTTCCAGAGAGAGCCCTCACTTAAAAACGTAGTAAAAGAGTGGGTAAACAAGTGGTACCCAGAGAGTTATAAAGCCCTAGAAGGGTTTAAGCAAATCTTTGGAGAACAATACGACAAGGTGGTTAACGAGATAAGGAAAGAGCACAACAAGTATCTTGAGGGAATAGGAGTTGAATATCAAGGATAA